CTTTGCGGGCGGCTTTGACTGCGAGGTCGACATCCTGGGCGTTCGCCTTGGCGACATCGGCGATCTTCTCTTCAGTGGCCGGATGGTAAGTGGGAAACGTTTCGCCGCTGACGGAATTCTTCCATTCCCCATCGATCAGCAATTGGGTGCGGCGAACCTCGGGACGAGCGTGAATTTTCTTCTTGGGGGCGACGGCGGTCGACATCGAGCACTCCTTGACTGCTGAGCAACAGAGGGGCAGCGAAATTACGGCAGAACCCGCGTTCTCTATTTTGGCCGTTTGGAGTGCCAGAGTCCAGCGCCGGGGGCGCGCGGGAACGTTTCTGGCACCGGATGGGGGCGTTTCTTGCGTGGGGAACATGAAAGGATTTGTCATTTATCAATGGTCATTGGTCATTGAAAGGCGTTGAGCGATGAGGGTTGAGCGTTGAGTAAGAACAGAACTTTTCTGGCTCTGGACACTCGTCTCTCGACACTGGACTCTTCCGTCACCCTCAACGTCTCAACGCTCAACCCTCAACGATTCCTCCCACTCAACCCTCAACTCTCAACGCTCAACTCGTTACAACTCCTCCATGAACAAAGTTGCTTTGAAAATCGACGGGCCGAAGAAGGCCAAGACGTGCGTGGTGCTGGCGCATGGTGCGGGGGAGAGTTTCGACTCGACGTTTCTCTCGTACTTTGCCGAAGGCCTGGGTGCACTGCGGCATCGCGTCGTGCGTTTTGATTTTCCATATATGGCCGAGCGCTCGACCCTCGGTCGCAAACGTCCGCCGGATAAGGAAGAGGTGCTCTGCGCCACCTGGCACGAGGTGCTGAAACAGCTTCCGTTCGACAAAGAGAAGATCGTGATCGGCGGCAAATCGATGGGAGGCCGCATCGCCACTCTCGTCGCCGACGAATGTCAGGTGGCCGGCGTGGTCTGTCTCGGATATCCGTTTCATCCCACCGGCCGTCCGGAGAAGCTGCGGGTCGAACATCTAGCCGATCTCAAGACGCAGACGTTGATCGTGCAGGGAGAGATCGACCCGTTTGGTTCGCGCGAAGAAGTTGCCGGCTACACGTTATCGGAAGCGATTCGCCTGCACTGGGTGCCGGAGGGGGATCACAGCTACAACGTCAAACGGGGCAGCGACCGCGCTCACGAACAGAACCTCAAGAACGCCATGCGGGCGGTGGAAGAGTTCTTGTTTGAGAGGTTTAATTGAAGGGGGGTGAGGGTTGAAGGTTGAGGCGTTTAAGGTTTAAGGAGAAGAGTTCAAAACCTTCAACCTTAAACTTTCAACCTTAAACCATCCCCTCACCGCTGAAGCGTCTTGCCCGGTTCTTCGGCGAAACGTGTCTCGCGATCGGGGTTCTGGATGCGTTCGCGGGCGTCGGCGGTGATCGTCTGGAGCCAGGTTTCTTCCGGCTGGCGTTCCGAACACCAGACCAGTTCGCGGAGCGATTCCGAGAACATGCCGTTGCGATAGAGCCAGAGTCCGAACTGCTGGTGGGCGGTGAACGAGTCTGGTGCGGCGACGACGGCTTCTTTCGCCGCCTGATAGGCGTTCTTGCGATCACCCAGTTCTGCGAAGCATTCGTGCGCCAAGAGCCATTCGGATGAGGCCTCTTGTCCGCGACGAACGATGGCTTCTTTCGCACTGGAGCGAGCCAGGCTTTCGAGGACGAGTTGATAGCCGGCGCTGTCTTCGGAGGTGCGGTAGGCGAGACGCAGTTGTTTTAGAGCTGAATGGTCGGGTTCGAAGTGATCGAGGAAAAACCGGGCGGGGACATAGTCGGCCAGCACGCCGATGAGGTGATTGCGATACTCGGGATCAAAGCGGAAGGCTTCCTGCCAGTGAATCGCTGCTTCTTTCTGAGCCCCTTCCAGCCACAGCAGCCGTCCGAGAGCGAAGTGTGCCCGGGCGTCGGTGGGGCGGACGGTGACCGCCTGCTGAACCAGGTTGCGTTCGTCGTACTCGTTCCCCCCTTCCAGCCAGACCAGCTCGGCCAGTTCGAGATAGGGGCGGGGCTGCAATGGGCAGGCCGCGAGCGACGCCTGAAAATGGTGGACTGCTTCTTCGAGCAGTTGCCGTTCTGAGCCTAACACGCCGGGCCGGTCGAGCCAGCGATTCATGTCTTCAGGCGATTCGAACAAGGTGCGAGCGGCATCGCGGATCTGCGAAAGGGGCATCTGCCGATGCATCGCCGCTTGATTGAGCGTGAACTGCTTCAGGCAGGCCAGGCCGGCATGCAGTTGCAGACGATGCGAACGAGGATTGGCTTCCGCGGCAGCGAGTGCGAGGGAGATGCGACGATGGATGATCTCCTGTGTCGCTTCGTGATCGCTGTCATCGAAGTGTTGCTGCGTCATCGTCAGCCGCAGGTATTCCTGCCAGAGCGGT
This window of the Planctomicrobium piriforme genome carries:
- a CDS encoding alpha/beta fold hydrolase, translated to MNKVALKIDGPKKAKTCVVLAHGAGESFDSTFLSYFAEGLGALRHRVVRFDFPYMAERSTLGRKRPPDKEEVLCATWHEVLKQLPFDKEKIVIGGKSMGGRIATLVADECQVAGVVCLGYPFHPTGRPEKLRVEHLADLKTQTLIVQGEIDPFGSREEVAGYTLSEAIRLHWVPEGDHSYNVKRGSDRAHEQNLKNAMRAVEEFLFERFN